A region of Micromonospora chokoriensis DNA encodes the following proteins:
- a CDS encoding proline--tRNA ligase, with the protein MLLRMSTLLLRTLREDPADAEVPSHRLLLRAGYVRRAAPGGYTWLPLGKLVLDRITAVVRDELVAIGDQEVHFPALLPAEPYRTSGRWTEYGDLLFTLADRRGAEHLLAPTHEEMAALLVKDLFTSYRDFPVTLFQVQTKFRDEARPRAGVLRGREFLMKDAYSFDLDEAGLRDAYARHRAAYRRIFDRLGLDYTVVHAMSGAMGGSASEEFLATTPVGEDTYVGCTACDYAANTEAVVTRVPATDDPAAQPPAEAHDTPETPTIASLVGLANARRLGGRDGWTAADTLKNVVLSVRQPGTDRAEPLVIGLPGDREVDLKRVEAALHPAQVAVFEEWAEHPELVRGYIGPQLLDKLGVRYLVDPRVVVGSAWLTGANEPGRHATDVVCGRDFTPDGTIEAAEVRAGDPCPTCDDGQLTIRRGIEIGHIFQLGRRFTDAFAVDVLGPAGKPVRPTMGCYGIGVSRAVAAVAEQHHDDRGLVWPAAIAPCDVHLVAAGKGPQLDAALELGGRLAAAGLRVLVDDRTHVSAGVKFTDAELIGIPRAVVVGRRLADGYVELRERAGDGRCEVPLGGLVERLVHEVRQERGNLV; encoded by the coding sequence ATGCTGCTACGCATGTCGACCCTGTTGCTGCGGACCCTGCGCGAGGATCCGGCCGACGCGGAGGTGCCGAGCCATCGGCTGCTGCTGCGTGCCGGCTACGTCCGTCGTGCCGCACCGGGCGGCTACACCTGGCTGCCGCTGGGCAAGCTGGTGCTGGACCGGATCACCGCTGTGGTCCGCGACGAGTTGGTCGCGATCGGCGACCAGGAGGTGCACTTCCCGGCGCTGCTGCCCGCCGAGCCGTACCGGACCAGCGGCCGGTGGACGGAGTACGGCGATCTTCTTTTCACCCTCGCCGACCGGCGCGGCGCCGAGCACCTGTTGGCACCCACCCACGAGGAGATGGCGGCGCTGCTGGTCAAGGACCTGTTCACGTCGTACCGGGACTTCCCGGTGACGCTGTTCCAGGTGCAGACGAAGTTCCGGGACGAGGCGCGACCCCGGGCCGGTGTGCTTCGCGGCCGGGAGTTCCTGATGAAGGACGCGTACTCCTTCGACCTGGACGAGGCGGGGCTGCGCGACGCGTACGCCCGGCATCGCGCGGCGTACCGGCGGATCTTCGACCGGTTGGGTCTGGACTACACGGTGGTGCACGCGATGTCCGGCGCGATGGGCGGCTCCGCGTCGGAGGAGTTCCTGGCGACGACACCCGTCGGCGAGGACACCTACGTCGGTTGCACCGCCTGCGACTACGCGGCGAACACCGAGGCGGTGGTCACCCGGGTGCCCGCCACCGACGATCCGGCCGCGCAGCCTCCCGCCGAGGCGCACGACACTCCGGAGACGCCCACGATCGCCAGCCTGGTGGGGTTGGCGAACGCCCGCCGCCTGGGCGGTCGGGACGGCTGGACCGCCGCCGACACGCTGAAGAACGTGGTGCTGTCCGTCCGTCAGCCGGGCACGGACCGGGCGGAGCCCCTGGTGATCGGGCTGCCCGGTGACCGGGAGGTCGACCTCAAGCGCGTCGAAGCCGCCCTGCACCCGGCCCAGGTCGCCGTCTTCGAGGAGTGGGCCGAGCATCCCGAGTTGGTGCGCGGCTACATCGGGCCGCAACTGCTCGACAAGCTGGGCGTCCGCTACCTGGTCGATCCTCGGGTGGTGGTCGGCTCGGCCTGGTTGACCGGGGCGAACGAGCCGGGTCGGCACGCGACCGACGTGGTCTGCGGGCGGGACTTCACGCCGGACGGCACGATCGAGGCGGCCGAGGTACGCGCCGGAGACCCCTGCCCGACCTGCGACGACGGTCAGCTGACCATCCGGCGGGGCATCGAGATCGGGCACATCTTCCAGCTCGGCCGCCGGTTCACCGACGCCTTCGCCGTCGACGTGCTCGGCCCCGCCGGCAAGCCGGTCCGGCCGACGATGGGCTGCTACGGCATCGGGGTCTCCCGGGCGGTGGCGGCGGTCGCCGAGCAGCACCACGACGACCGGGGTCTGGTGTGGCCGGCGGCGATCGCGCCGTGCGACGTACACCTGGTGGCCGCGGGTAAGGGCCCGCAGCTCGACGCGGCGCTGGAGCTCGGCGGACGTCTCGCTGCCGCCGGCCTGCGGGTGCTCGTCGACGACCGCACGCACGTCTCGGCCGGGGTCAAGTTCACCGACGCCGAGCTGATCGGCATCCCCCGGGCCGTCGTGGTCGGTCGCCGACTCGCCGACGGGTACGTCGAGCTGCGCGAGCGGGCCGGCGACGGGCGCTGCGAGGTACCGCTGGGAGGGTTGGTGGAGCGACTGGTCCACGAGGTGCGCCAGGAACGTGGAAACCTGGTGTAG
- a CDS encoding CBS domain-containing protein produces MTEYRVSDVMTKQVVYLPAETTLDEAARVMKEADIGDVVVTDGASLAGMLTDRDIVVRAVAENSSPAATTIGSIVTREVVMIEQHCTAGEAAALMRDRGIRRVLVCDSDRKLVGIVSLGDLAMQLDPTSALSEISEQSPTV; encoded by the coding sequence GTGACCGAATACCGGGTCAGTGACGTGATGACCAAGCAGGTCGTGTATCTGCCGGCCGAAACCACCCTGGACGAGGCGGCCAGGGTGATGAAGGAGGCCGACATCGGTGACGTGGTGGTCACCGACGGGGCCAGCCTCGCCGGCATGCTCACCGACCGGGACATCGTGGTGCGGGCCGTGGCGGAGAACAGCTCCCCCGCGGCCACCACCATCGGCTCGATCGTCACCCGCGAGGTCGTCATGATCGAGCAGCACTGCACGGCGGGTGAGGCGGCGGCGCTCATGCGGGACCGGGGCATCCGGCGGGTGCTGGTCTGTGACAGCGATCGCAAGCTGGTCGGGATCGTCTCGCTCGGTGACCTGGCGATGCAGCTGGACCCCACCAGCGCGCTGAGCGAGATCAGCGAGCAGTCGCCAACGGTGTGA
- a CDS encoding SufE family protein — MADMPARLAEIVDEFAAAPRDLVLEMLLEYADVIPVLPEGTVEREGMEQVPECQTSFFLRAKVTPEGTVATIFDCPPEAPTTRAFAGILAEGLAGASAEQVLAVPDDLYQRMGLSQAISPLRIRGGTAILGRLKRQIREQLG; from the coding sequence ATGGCTGACATGCCGGCCCGACTGGCCGAGATCGTCGACGAGTTCGCCGCCGCCCCGCGCGACCTGGTGTTGGAGATGCTCCTGGAGTACGCGGACGTCATCCCGGTGCTGCCGGAGGGCACCGTCGAGCGCGAGGGCATGGAGCAGGTGCCGGAGTGTCAGACGTCGTTCTTCCTGCGCGCCAAGGTCACCCCGGAGGGCACCGTGGCGACGATCTTCGACTGCCCGCCGGAGGCGCCCACCACGCGGGCGTTCGCCGGGATCCTCGCCGAAGGGCTGGCGGGGGCCAGCGCCGAGCAGGTACTGGCCGTGCCGGACGACCTCTACCAACGGATGGGTCTGTCGCAGGCGATCAGCCCGCTGCGGATCCGCGGCGGCACGGCGATCCTGGGTCGCCTCAAGCGGCAGATCCGGGAACAACTCGGCTGA
- a CDS encoding DsbA family oxidoreductase, translated as MEIEIYADVICPWCYIGKRRLDEALAGYEGDVTVRYRPFQLDPSPVPEPLPLVQALAGKFGGPERARQMVDHVTQVAAGDGLRLDYDRAVIANTFDAHRLVAYATDHGRAAEMVEALYQAHFNNGVDVGSREALAALAGDIGLDAADARRFLDSDERVADVEAQLATARDLGITGVPMFVLAGKYAVSGAQEVQTLLAAIAEVEQREAAAR; from the coding sequence ATGGAGATCGAGATCTACGCGGACGTCATCTGCCCGTGGTGCTACATCGGCAAGCGCCGCCTGGACGAGGCCCTGGCCGGCTACGAGGGTGACGTCACGGTCCGCTACCGGCCGTTCCAGCTCGACCCGTCGCCGGTGCCCGAGCCCCTTCCGCTGGTGCAGGCGCTGGCCGGCAAGTTCGGTGGCCCGGAGCGCGCCCGGCAGATGGTCGACCACGTGACCCAGGTCGCGGCGGGTGACGGCCTCCGACTGGACTACGACCGCGCGGTGATCGCGAACACCTTCGACGCGCACCGGCTGGTCGCCTACGCCACCGATCACGGCCGGGCGGCCGAGATGGTGGAGGCGCTCTACCAGGCGCACTTCAACAACGGCGTCGACGTCGGCTCCCGGGAGGCGCTGGCCGCGCTGGCCGGCGACATCGGGCTGGACGCGGCCGACGCACGACGATTCCTCGACTCCGACGAGCGCGTCGCCGACGTCGAGGCCCAGCTGGCCACGGCACGGGACCTCGGCATCACCGGCGTGCCGATGTTCGTCCTGGCCGGGAAGTACGCGGTCTCCGGCGCACAGGAGGTGCAGACGCTGCTCGCCGCAATCGCCGAGGTCGAGCAGCGCGAGGCCGCAGCCCGCTGA
- a CDS encoding YbaK/EbsC family protein: MGTLKTEPARARLDLLAPPVAEAVAQWPADAPVDVNDVLVAPIDADLADTAAFCEAYEVGLDVSANCVVVAGKRDGVVRYAACIVLATTRADVNGVARRTLDVRKASFAPMADAVELTGMEYGGITPIGLPAQWPILVDSRVIATPHVIIGSGVRHSKIALPGPALGVLPGAQVVEGLARPA, from the coding sequence ATGGGAACGCTGAAGACCGAACCGGCCCGCGCCCGCCTCGACCTGCTCGCCCCGCCGGTGGCGGAGGCCGTCGCGCAGTGGCCCGCCGACGCCCCGGTGGACGTCAACGACGTGCTGGTGGCGCCGATCGACGCCGACCTCGCCGACACGGCCGCGTTCTGCGAGGCGTACGAGGTGGGGCTGGACGTGTCCGCCAACTGCGTCGTGGTGGCGGGCAAGCGCGACGGCGTGGTGCGGTACGCGGCCTGCATCGTCCTGGCCACCACCCGGGCCGATGTGAACGGGGTCGCCCGCCGCACGCTTGACGTGCGGAAGGCGAGCTTCGCGCCGATGGCCGACGCGGTCGAGTTGACCGGCATGGAGTACGGCGGCATCACCCCGATCGGGCTGCCGGCGCAGTGGCCGATCCTGGTCGACTCGCGGGTCATCGCCACCCCGCACGTGATCATCGGCTCCGGCGTACGGCACAGCAAGATCGCACTGCCGGGGCCGGCGTTGGGCGTGCTGCCCGGCGCTCAGGTGGTGGAAGGCCTGGCCAGGCCAGCCTGA
- a CDS encoding SDR family oxidoreductase: MRVLVTGAGGRLGRAVLARLREDGVTVRATSRQPRTGSDVEWVVADLVTGDGLDGAVSGVDAVLHLASAPQGGQTYQVDVLGTRRLVVAAGAAGVGHLVYISIVGVDRVPIPYYRHKLSAEQVVAAGMVPWSVLRATQFPQFLDDLLTSSSRLGPVIGDRAVLAQPVDPGEVAARLAARLVAGPLGGIEEYGGPQVLRFDEAFRAWREARGSRRPLLPVRIPGRLGRELRAGGLVTEALPRGVRTWADHLADTYGGTGRK; this comes from the coding sequence ATGAGGGTTCTGGTCACCGGGGCGGGCGGACGCCTCGGGCGCGCGGTGCTCGCACGGCTGCGCGAGGACGGCGTGACGGTCCGGGCCACCAGCCGACAGCCGCGTACCGGCTCGGACGTCGAGTGGGTGGTGGCGGACCTCGTGACCGGCGACGGGCTGGACGGGGCGGTGTCCGGGGTGGACGCCGTGCTGCACCTGGCGTCCGCCCCGCAGGGCGGGCAGACCTACCAGGTGGACGTGCTGGGCACCCGGCGGCTCGTGGTGGCCGCCGGTGCCGCCGGTGTGGGGCACCTCGTCTACATCTCGATCGTCGGGGTGGACCGGGTGCCGATCCCGTACTACCGGCACAAGCTCTCCGCCGAGCAGGTGGTCGCGGCCGGAATGGTGCCGTGGTCGGTGCTGCGGGCCACCCAGTTCCCGCAGTTCCTCGACGACCTGCTCACCTCCAGTTCGCGGTTGGGACCGGTGATCGGGGACCGGGCGGTGCTGGCCCAACCTGTCGATCCGGGCGAGGTGGCGGCGCGGTTGGCGGCTCGGCTGGTCGCCGGGCCGTTGGGCGGCATCGAGGAGTACGGCGGGCCGCAGGTGCTCCGCTTCGACGAGGCGTTTCGGGCGTGGCGGGAGGCCCGAGGCTCGCGCCGACCGCTGCTCCCGGTGCGGATTCCCGGTCGGCTCGGTCGCGAGTTGCGTGCCGGTGGTCTCGTCACCGAGGCGCTGCCCCGGGGCGTCCGTACCTGGGCCGATCACCTGGCCGACACGTATGGGGGAACCGGCCGGAAATGA
- a CDS encoding GAP family protein, producing MNLLTILPLAVVMVAGSQLVVAVFLASSNRPRAASLGFLGGAGLVVMAGVTVSWLLTRWVGGLAADASAVAGKVDRGPAIDLVVLALLVCLAVVVWVRRDRSGPPRWLGGIERAEPRQAMRLGALLFVVTPTDDLTMAAVGASVARHNLPWWHLVPFVLLTVLLLALPLLALLLLGDRAARTLARMREWAEGHAWIVNEIVIAFFALLTVLDLIRSG from the coding sequence ATGAACCTCCTGACCATCCTGCCGCTCGCCGTGGTGATGGTCGCCGGATCCCAACTGGTCGTGGCGGTGTTCCTCGCTTCGTCGAACCGGCCCCGGGCGGCGTCGCTGGGCTTCCTCGGCGGCGCCGGGCTGGTGGTCATGGCCGGAGTGACGGTGAGCTGGCTGCTGACCCGTTGGGTGGGTGGCCTGGCCGCCGACGCCAGCGCCGTCGCCGGAAAGGTCGACCGTGGACCCGCCATCGACCTGGTGGTTCTCGCGCTGCTGGTCTGCCTGGCCGTGGTGGTGTGGGTACGGCGTGACCGCTCCGGGCCACCGAGGTGGCTGGGCGGCATCGAGCGTGCCGAACCCCGTCAGGCGATGCGGCTGGGCGCGTTGCTCTTCGTGGTGACACCTACCGACGATCTGACCATGGCCGCCGTCGGCGCGAGCGTGGCCCGGCATAACCTGCCGTGGTGGCACCTGGTGCCGTTCGTGCTGCTCACCGTGCTGCTACTCGCCCTGCCCCTGCTGGCGTTGCTGCTGCTCGGGGACAGGGCGGCGCGGACGCTGGCCCGGATGCGCGAGTGGGCCGAGGGACACGCCTGGATCGTCAACGAGATCGTGATCGCGTTCTTCGCGCTGTTGACAGTGCTGGACCTGATCCGTTCCGGGTGA
- a CDS encoding MFS transporter: protein MSSTPTATAVPAAQGLFAPQLRAMTVGSVALISLLAFEALAVGTAMPTVARSLDGLALYGIAFGGSFATGVLAMVVSGIWCDARGPRGPMWHGVAWFVVGLLIAGTAPVMSALVVGRAVQGFGSGLLSVALYVIVGQAYPQDLHRKIFAAFAAAWVVPSLVGPAVAGLIVQYLGWRWVFLAVPAVAVPAVLLIHPGLRSLGRSTTTGPPAGAAVRIAWAFGAAVSAALLHIGGQQRGVSALVLIMVAVVGLLVCAPRLLPAGFLRAARGLPTVVGLRGLASAAFVGAEVVIPLMLSRERGLSPTAAGLVLTVGALAWSVGSWLQGRIPVPASRASLPRAGLTCITVGTATVALAVRPELPVGVAVLGWAVAGVGMGLLYPSLSVLTLELSAPGEQGRNSSSLQLGDSLFAATVLALTGAVLAAGSAPGPASYTLTLVVAAGLALLGALLAGRVVVGGSTRPLG, encoded by the coding sequence ATGTCGAGCACACCAACAGCCACAGCCGTACCCGCAGCACAGGGGCTGTTCGCGCCTCAACTGCGGGCGATGACGGTGGGCAGCGTCGCGTTGATCTCGTTGCTCGCGTTCGAGGCGTTGGCTGTCGGTACGGCGATGCCCACCGTCGCCCGGAGCCTGGACGGGCTGGCGCTGTACGGGATCGCGTTCGGAGGATCGTTCGCCACCGGTGTGCTGGCCATGGTGGTGTCCGGCATCTGGTGCGACGCCCGGGGGCCTCGTGGACCGATGTGGCATGGCGTCGCCTGGTTCGTGGTCGGGTTGCTGATCGCCGGGACCGCCCCCGTGATGAGTGCGCTGGTCGTCGGGCGGGCGGTGCAGGGCTTCGGCTCCGGGCTGCTCTCGGTGGCGCTCTACGTGATCGTCGGGCAGGCGTACCCGCAGGACCTGCACCGGAAGATCTTCGCGGCGTTCGCGGCGGCGTGGGTCGTACCGTCGCTGGTGGGGCCCGCGGTCGCCGGCCTGATCGTGCAGTACCTGGGCTGGCGGTGGGTCTTCCTGGCGGTCCCGGCGGTGGCCGTGCCGGCGGTCCTGTTGATCCATCCGGGCCTCCGGTCGCTGGGCCGGAGCACGACGACCGGTCCGCCGGCCGGTGCGGCGGTGCGGATCGCCTGGGCGTTCGGTGCCGCGGTGAGTGCCGCACTGCTGCACATCGGGGGTCAGCAGCGCGGCGTCTCCGCCCTGGTGCTGATCATGGTCGCGGTGGTCGGTCTGCTGGTCTGCGCCCCGCGTCTGTTGCCGGCCGGGTTCCTCCGGGCGGCCCGGGGTCTGCCGACCGTCGTCGGGTTGCGTGGTTTGGCGTCGGCGGCGTTCGTGGGCGCCGAGGTCGTCATCCCGTTGATGCTCTCCCGAGAGCGGGGCCTCTCGCCGACCGCGGCCGGTCTGGTCCTCACGGTCGGGGCGTTGGCCTGGTCGGTGGGCTCCTGGTTGCAGGGTCGGATTCCGGTGCCGGCCTCCCGGGCCAGCCTGCCGCGCGCCGGGTTGACCTGCATCACCGTCGGCACCGCCACGGTGGCGCTGGCCGTTCGGCCGGAGCTGCCGGTGGGCGTCGCCGTGCTGGGCTGGGCGGTCGCCGGTGTCGGCATGGGTCTGCTCTACCCGTCGTTGTCGGTGCTCACCCTGGAGTTGTCCGCCCCGGGTGAACAGGGTCGCAACAGTTCGTCGCTGCAACTGGGCGACTCGCTCTTCGCGGCGACCGTGCTGGCGCTGACCGGGGCCGTGCTGGCAGCGGGTAGCGCGCCCGGCCCGGCGAGTTACACGCTGACTCTGGTGGTGGCGGCGGGCCTCGCGCTGCTCGGGGCGCTGCTGGCCGGCCGGGTCGTGGTGGGCGGGAGTACCCGACCGCTCGGGTGA